Below is a genomic region from bacterium.
GAGGCCGGAAGCGCTCAGATCAGTCCCAAGCACGGCAACGTCATCGTCAACACCGGTGGAGCGAGCTCAAGCGACGTGCTCGAGTTGATGCTGGCCGCCTATCATTCCGTGAAACGGCGCTTCGGCGTCGAGCTGGAGCCGGAGATAATCCTCGCGGGGCACCTGAAACACACCTGGGAAAACTCACGTGACCGTTCGCCCCGGAGTCCAAACCATGTGAAGAATTAGACAGCCCAGCGCTCGCTCCGCCGCTACGATCCCCGAGATCCGAGCGGTGGGGCCGGTTCGGGCCGTCGAAGGAGGGGTTTATGAAGACAAAAAGATACTTCCGACTGGCGCTCCTATTGCCGCTCGTGGCCCTGGTCCTGGCGGGCTGCCCCAAGAGCCCCGAAGAGCGCGTCGCCAAGCTGCGCACCTACTACAAGGCCCGGGTGATCGGCATCATCGTCGATGCCGTGCCCGCCGCCGCGGAAGTGCTCGAAGAAGAGATGGTCGAAGGCGAGGGCGAGATGCCGATGACGGAAACGGAAGACGCTCCCGCCGCCGCGATCGAGCCCGAAGTAGAAGCCGTGGCAGCCGTTCCGACGCTGCAGACCGTGCGCGTGGATATCCTGATCCAACACGACAGTCCCGAGAAGCTGCCTGGGATCACTCTGGATCTCGAGATGGTCGACGCCCAGGAGGTGCTCAAGGACAGCTGGAAGGTCTGGGTCGATACCTCCGAGCTGCCCAAGGCCACGGGAAGCCAGTTCACCCACGTTCTCGAGGACATCGACTACGCCGAGGGAGACGGCTTCAGCGTCGATGTGCGTTCCTACGTGCCGCCCGAAGAGCGGGGACAGTACAAGGAGTTTGCCGGGCTCGGCGGCTAACCGAACGAAATTCGCTCGCCGAACGTAGAAAACAGATATGACCGTATCCAGCGCGACCAGCGTGCCGCTTCCGGCGGGCGGCGACCAGACCCGAGCGAGTCAGATCATTCGGCGGCTCGAGGCCCAGGTGGGCTCGGTCGTCAAGGGCAAGCCCGAGGTCATCCGCCAGGCGGTGGTCTGCCTGCTGGCGCGCGGGCATATGCTCATCGAGGACGTTCCGGGCGTCGGCAAGACCACGCTCGCCCAGGCGCTGGCCCGCTCCCTGGGCCTGGCGTTCCAGCGGATTCAGTTCACCAGCGACCTTCTGCCCTCGGACATTCTGGGCATCTCGGTCTTTCGTCAGACTCAACAGGACTTCGAGTTCATCCCCGGTCCGGTTTTTTCGAATGTGGTGCTGGCCGACGAGATCAACCGGACCAGCCCGAAGACGCAATCGGCGCTTCTGGAGGCGATGAGTGAGCGCCGGGTGAGCGTCGATCGGGTTCGCCACCACCTGCCCGAGCCGTTCGTAGTCATGGCCACCCAGAACCCGCTCGAGTACGTCGGCACCTTCCCGCTGCCGGAGTCGCAGTTGGATCGCTTCATGATGTCCCTGCGGCTGGGCTACCCACCCCAGGAGGAGGAGAAGAGCCTGCTTCTCACCGGTGGCGTCCAGGACAAGCTGGCCGGTCTCGAAGCCACCGTCAGCCGCGACGAGGTGCTCGAGCTGCAGCGTCGGGTCGAGGAGGTGCGAGTCGCCGACAAGATCGCCGACTACCTCCTCGAGCTGGCCCGTGAGACCCGATCGTCGCAGCAGTTTCTGCTGGGCGTTTCGACGCGGGGCGTCGAGAACTATCTGCGCGCGGCGCAGGCGATGGCTCTGTGCGAGGGCCGGGATTGCGTCGTGCCCGACGACCTCCAACGACTTGCGGGTCCGGTCCTTTCGCACCGGGTTGTTCTCAAGGGCGGGGCCACGACTCTGGAGGCATGCCGGGAGGCCGTGAAAGGGATCGTTCGCCGCATCGCGGTTCCCATATAGTGCGATCTCCCGAGGCCAAGCTCGAGCGCGTCCGGATCACGAAAGTCGGAGTCTGGTACATCGGGATCACCCTGATCATCGGGGTGGCCGCCGCCAACACCGGCAACAACGCGCTCTACCTGGTCGACGCGGTGATGCTGGGACTGCTCGCGATCTCCGGTCTGGCCTCGAAGCGCAACCTGAGCCGCCTCGCTCTCGACTTCGGCGCGGCGCCCGAAGTGCACGCAGGACAGGTGTTCTCGATCCCGCTCACGGTCAACAACGCCGACCGGCTTTTCGCACGCCGCTATGTGGCCATCGGCGGACTGCCCGAGACCGATACCCTGTTGATTCCGTTCTTGCCCAAGTGCCAATCGACCGTCGAGAGCTTGGCCTTCCTGATCAAGCGTCGCGGTTTGCACCGGTTTGAGAACGTTCGGCTGAGCTCGGTCTTCCCACTCGGCCTGTTCGAGAAGGCGATGCGTTATCCGGCGGGTCTCGAGATCCTGGTCTATCCCGAGATCTTTCCGGCCAGCGGCTTGCGCCATTTCGATCCCTTCCAGGTCGGCGACGAGCCCTCGCGAAAGGTCGGCTGGAGCCAGGAACTGAGGACGCTGAGGGCGTTTCGCCAGGGGGACGATCCGCGCGGTATCCACTGGAAGCGTACGGCGAGGACCGGAGAGTTGATTTTCATGGAGCGCGAGGCCGAGGAAGGCCTGCGGTTGGCGATTCTCTTGGACAACGCGGTGGGCAAGCTCTCCGACCCGGCCGAGTCCGCTCGGTTCGAGCGTCTCTTGAGCGAAGCCGCGAGCGCGGCCGTTCACTATTTGGCCGAGGGCTATGAGGTGGCGTTCACAACCCGCAGCGAAGCGATCCCGCATGCCGGGGGCCGGATTCAACGGCAGCGCATTCTGACCGCTCTGGCTTTGCTCGAGGCGGTTCCGCGTCAATCCCAGCCTCTCTGGAGCGGAAGGCGGGGGGCCTCGGAACTGCGCCTGGGCTGGGATGAGGAGCGACGAGCCTCGTGAGGTTCTATCGCGAGAAATCCTGGCTTCTCGGGCTGTTGATGCTGATCGCGCCGCTGCCGCTGCCTTTCAACGAGGTCGTCGGATGGGCGCCGGTGCTGGCCTTTTGCGGTGCCGCGGCGCTGTTTCTCTATCGCACGAGCCGCGGCGCCGACGGAGTCTTGCCTTACTGGGTCATGAATCTGCTGGGGCTGCTCTACATCCCATTCCTGCTCGCCGATGTGTCGGACCTGAGAGTCGGGCGGATGCTGCCGCCGTTGATTCACCTGGCCATGTACGCGATGGCGGTCAAGCTCTTCGCGCTGCGCCGAGAAAAAGACAAGTGGCACCTTTTCCTCGGCCTCTTCTTTCTTTTCATTGCGTCGATGGGAACGAGCGTTCATCCCGCGGTGATCGTCTACTTGATCGGCTTCGGCTCGCTGGCAGCGCTCACCCTGATCCGTTTTGCCGGGCTGCACACGGTGTCGACGCTCTCGAGGGCCACCGGCGAGCCGGAGGTACCTCTGCAGCGCTTCCTGACCGGCACGGTGCTGCTCAGCGTCGTCGCCGCCGTGCCGCTGTTCTTCCTGATGCCCAGGTTACGCCAGCCCTATGTGTATATGCCCACCGGCGTTACCGGTGGCGTCGTTCAGGCCTCGGGATTCTCCGACCGGCTCGAGCTCGGCATGATCGATCGTGTGCGATCGACGCGCACGGTGGTGTTCAGGTTCACCTATGAAACACCGCCGCCTCCGGGAACCGAGATGCGATTCAAGGCCACCACCTACGATTCCTATTCCGAAGGTGGTTGGCGTCGTGAACCGAGGCGGTCGGCCAGGGTGTTGCGCGATCTGGACGGTTTCTTTCATCTCGTGGATCAGTTCCCGATCAGCTGGATGAAGGTCTGGCTGCGCCAGGGCAACGGTCGCATCGTTCTGCCGGTCGAGGCCACCGTCGTCGACATGCCCCGGAACGGAGTGTCCCTGGACGGCTCGGGAGAGGCTCGTTTTCTGTTCCCGAAACCGGGCATCGTCGAGTACCGAGCCGGCATGACCGTGGAGCCGGTGGTTACCGGTTGGCACCGAGATCGAAGCCGGCCTTCGGAGTTGGATGCGTCCCGGGTGTCGCCGCGCATGGCCGAGCTGGCCGCGACGGTGATGGGTAGCGGCGGTCTCGAGGAGAGGATCCGGCATCTCGAGCTCTATCTGAGAAGCGAGTATCGCTACTCGCTCGAGCCGGTCAACAGCGGTGGGCGGCCGGTCGAGCGGTTTCTCTTCGACACCAAACAGGGGCATTGCGAGTACTTCGCTTCCGCGATGGTGCTGCTGCTGCGTTCCCAGGGTGTCGCCGCGCGCATGGCCACTGGCTACCTGGGCAGTGACTACAACCCGCTGGAGGAGTACTTCATCGTGCGCCAGTCGAACGCCCACGCCTGGGTCGAGGCCTTCCTACCCGCCGACGAGGCCGCCGACGGGGGGCAGGGTGAGTCGGGCCGCTGGGTGGTTTTCGATCCGACGCCCGCCGATGCTCGTCCGCAGTCCGGGCGAACGGGTTTTGCCACCTTGATGGCCCAGGCCTACGACTACTTGCTCTTTCGCTGGGATCGTTACGTGCTCACCTATGGTTTCGGCGATCAGGTGGACGTCTTCGTGGGTCTCAGAAACGCATGGCTCCGGTTCTGGCAATCGTTGAGCCGTGCCGACGAGAAGACAAGCCCCGAGGAACAGGATGTGTTGGAGAGCGCCGAGCCCGAGGAGGAAGAGGCTGACGCCGACGATCCGGACGCACCGCTTCTGACGGCTTGGCGCGTCGCGCCCTTCCTCGTGCTCCTGTTGGCGATGGCGATCTGGTACATCTGGCGGCGCGAGCCGTTCTCGGCCACCAAGGCCTATCGGGCTCTACGTTTCAAGGCTGCCCCGCGCCGAGCCGACAGCGTGCCCGGTTGGGTCGGTCCGTTGCGTCTCGAGGAGCGGTTGGTGGAGCGCTATCCGGAGGCGGCGGACGAGACCCGCTTCATCGTTTCGCAGTACCTGCGAGAGAGCTTCGCCGGGGAGGACCTGAGCGAGACCGAGCTCGACGAGGTCAAGAAGGCGCTGATGGAAGCCAGGAAGAAGCTCCGCAAGACCGCCTGAGGAGGGACTGCGGCGAATCGGTGGCGGCCCCGGTTCGCCTTGCCGCGGGAGCGAATCGGGGGTGGCAGTCTAGTAGGCGTTGTGACGCAGGCCGTGGCGGAGCGTCAGCCACAAGATCTTGATGTCGAGGCCGAGCGACCAGTTCTCGATGTAGTACAGGTCGTACTGGATGCGCTTGCGAATGGAGGTGTTGCCGCGCCAGCCGTGCACTTGCGCCCATCCGGTGATCCCGGCCTTGACCTTGTGCCGGAGCATGTACTGAGGGATCTGGTGCTTGAACTCCTTGACGAAGGCCGGCCGCTCGGGGCGTGGTCCCACGATCGACATCTCGCCCTTGAGCACGTTCCACAGCTGCGGTAGCTCGTCGATCGACCAGTGGCGCAAGAACGAGCCGACGCGAGTACGGCGCGGATCGTCTTGGATCGCCCAGATCGGGCCGGTGGAGGACTCGGCGTTGGCGCGCATCGAGCGCAGCTTCCAGATCCAGAACGGCTTGCCGTCCAGGCCCATGCGCTCCTGACGGTAGAAAATCGGTCCCTTGTCTTCGATCCAGATCGCGGCCGCGACCAGCGGGAGAAAGGGTGCCAGCCCGGCGACGGCGACGGCGGCGATGGCCATGTCCATGCCCCGCTTGACCAGGCTGCTCCAGCCGCGCAACGGGACCTGGGACAGGTTGATGACGGGTGTTCCGTCGAGGTCTTCGAACTGGGCGCGCAGGGTGGCGTACTGGAGGATGTCCGGGACCATCTTGACGTCGACGCACTCGCTGCCGACGACGCGCAGAACCTCGAGGATTCTTGTGTGCGCTTCGAGCGGCATGGCGACATAGACCTGATCCACGCCCAGCTCCTGAATCTGTTCGTCGATCTCGTCCAGCGTTCCGACCACCGGGGCGCCGTTGAAGCGCTGGCCGAGCTTGGCCGGGTCGTCGTCGACAAAGCCCTCGACGCGAAACCCGAGCTCTTCGTGCGCCTGGAGCTTGCGGGCGACGTCCTGGCCCAGCACGCCCGCACCGACGACCAGGATCCGTTGGAGGTTGTGGCCCTTGCGCCGCAACGACCGCAGCCGGCCGCGGATGACCAGGCGGCCGGCGGTGACCAGGGCCACGTCGAGCGTGGCGAACAGGGCGAGAAAGACGCGGCTATAGGTGAACACCACCGGAGTGTCCGAGGGGCCCATCACGACCTGCTTGTTCCAGACAATGAACACCGTGAGCAAGACCATGCCCAGGATCACCGCGACGGTGACCGTGAGGGCTTCGTCGACACCGCTGCGGCCGCGACGCGCTTGATAGAGCCCGTGGAAATAGAAGACGATGACCCACAGCACCAATGCCACAGGCAGGAGAACGAGGTAGCGGCTGAAGGCGGGGATGTCGGTGCTAGCGAACTTGAGGGAGTCGGTGGAAAAGCGCAGCTGCCAGGCCAGGAAGAAGGCCAGAATCGTCGCGAGCACATCGCTCGCCACGTAAACCAGACTGATGTAACGGTATCGCCTGGAAATCACGAATTCTCCTCCGGGCGGTGGTTGGCTTCGAAAAAGAGATCCGACATCTCGTCGCGGAATCGCTGAGCCGAGAACTTATGGGCCCGATCTCTCAGATCCAGAAAATTGAAGCGCAGTTCGCGGCATTTGTCAATCGCGACCGCGAGAGCCGCGGGGTCGCCCTCGCCATCATAGAGGATGCCGTGACGCTCGGGCTCGACAATATCCAGTACGCCGCCTACTCCCAGAGCCACTACCGGGCAGCCGCAGGCGAGGGCCTCGACCGGCGCGATACCGAAGTCTTCAATGCCCGGTTGGAGCAGGCAGGTGGCGCGGCGGTAGAGATCCCGAAGCTCGTCCGGTCCTTGCCAGCCGAGGAAGTCGACGCGGTCTCCGGCAAGGGCCAGCAACCGGTCGTGCTCGGGGCCGGTGCCGACGATCTTGAGAGGTATGCCGGCCCGCGCGCACCCTTTGATCGCGACGTCGATCTTTTTGTACGGAGCCAGCGCCGAGACCACGAGCGCGTACGGGTCGGCGCCGGGTGCGCGGTCGGTTCCGCGATTCGCCGGAGTGAAGTGCTCGACATCGACCGGAGGATGAACGACGATCGCGCCTCGATCGTAGTAGCGGCGTATCCGGTCGGCGACGAAGGTCGAATTGGCGACGTACTGGTCCACTCGCGGTGCGGTAGCGACGTCCCACCTGCGCAGACGCTCGAGCAGGCGGTTTCGGATCGCGGCAACCGGGCCTCGATCGTCCGGGAAGTAGGCCTTCTGCTGATCCCAGACGTAGCGCATCGGGGTGTTGCAGTAGCAGATGTGGAAGCCGTTTGGGCCTCGGATCGCGCTCTTGGCGACGCACGTGCTGATCGAAACGACGAGATCGAATCCCGAGAGATCGAAGGATTCGATCGCGCGGGGGAAGAGAGGCAGCAAGTAGCGGTAGTTGGGGATCCAGCCGGCCGGGTGCTGGAGATAGCTGGTTCGGATATCCCGCTCTTCGAGCGCGGGGTCGAGGCTGCCCGGAAAGTGAAACAGGCTGTAGATGGGCGCCTGGGGCAGGAGCTCGGCGAAGCACTGCAAGACCTTCTCGCCGCCCCGCATTCCGGTCAGCCAGTCATGAACCAGCGCTGCGCGAGGCGCTGCCGGAGGTCCGGCGAATGCGGTAGCTTCAGACAAGAGCTCTCTCGGTCTCGGCCGAGGCTCCAAGCACACTCAGGTAAATCGCGAGGGTCTTCTTGGCCGTGCGCTGCCAGCGAAAGTCCTCGGCGCGGCGCAGGCCCAGTCGAGCGAGGGCGTTTCGGTGCTCCGGATCGGTCATGCAGTGAGCGATGGCTCCGGCCATTTCCTCGACGTCGAGCGGGTTGACGAGATCGGCGTAGCCCTCGGCCACTTCCTTGAGGGCCGACTTGTTCGAGGTGACCACGGGCACGCCGCTCGCCATGGCCTCGACGATCGGGAAGCCGAATCCCTCGTAGAGGGTCGGATAGACGAACAGGGATGCCTGTTGGTAGATCGCGGGAAGATCCGCGTTCGAGACTCGGCCGGCCAGTTTGAGATGACTGCCGATACCGAGGCTTTTCGCCTGTTGCTGAATCCTGAAGGCCTTCTTGCCACTGTCGCCCACACAAACGAGATCGGCCTCGAAATCCTTGATCTCCCGGGAACGGGCGAAAGCGCTCAGCACGTTGGTGAGGTTCTTGTGCGGCTTGGGGTTGCCCACGAACAGCACGTAGGGTTTGGTGAGGCCGAGTCGCTTCAGCACCTCGGCGGCGGCTTCGTCACCGATGCGTGCACGGAAACGCCGCGGAACTCCGAGATAGACGACTTCGATCTTGCGGCCGTCGATGTGGAAGGTCTCGAGCAGGTCGTTCTTGGTGTTCTGCGAACTGGCGATGATCCGGTCTCCTCGCGACAGACCGTGACGGATCATCGTGCTGGCGTAGACGTGAGCCAGACGATTGGGCAGGAACTCGGGGTACAGCATGTGAATGATGTCGTGAATGCTGACCACGGTCTTGCAGGCGACCAGGTAGGGCAGGACGTAGTGAGTCGCGTGGAAGAGGTCCAGTCGCCGCCGCAGGATCTGCCAGGGCAGCGCGACCAGCTCCCGGGCCGTGTACCCTTTGGCTTTCTCGGAGACGAACCGGAAGTTGTCGGGAAGCTCGGCGACAAAGTCCGCGTGCTCGGGGCGCGCGAAGATGAGGTACTGGTTCCGGCTGTCGACGCGTGCCAGCGCGGGCAATAGGTTCTGGATGTAGGTGCCGATGCCGAAGTCGGTGAGCTTGCGAGCGTCGATTCCTATGCGGTAGGCCATGGTGGGTTCACCGGGGAGCGACTCGTCAGGGCACGCCGCCGGAACAGATTCTACTGGAGCCCCGAGAGGGGTCGCGGGGCCCGCGGCTGTTCCCGAGCGCGGTCGAAGATGGCTTCCATTTCTCGAGCGGCCCGGCTCCACGAGAAGCGCTGGGCGCGCTCGATGCCGCGGGCCGAGAGCTCCGCGGCGAGGCCTTCATCGCGCAGGACGCGGGCTATCGCCGCGGCCAGCTCGGAGCCGTCGTCGGGCTCGACCAGGAGTCCGGCATCGCCCACGACCTCGGGGAGGCTGGAGGTATTGGCGACCACGGTCGGCACTCCGCAGGCCATGGCCTCCGCCGCCGGCAGCCCGAAACCCTCGTAGAGTGAGGGCAGGGTCAAGAGCCGCGCCGACTGGATCAGTCGCACCAGTCGTGTGCGATCGAGATGGTCCAGATAGCGCAGGCCGAGCGGTTCGAGCGAGCGCATCCGCTTCAGCAGGGATCGGCTCTTCCAGCCGTACGATCCGACCAGAACCAGCGGTGGAGTCGCCGGGTCGGATGTCTTGAGCCCGGCCCAGGCTTCGAGCAGCAGCGGCAGGTTCTTGCGCGGCTCGAGCGTGCCGACGAAGAGGACATAGCCATCGGGGCACCCGAGCTCGGAGCGGAACGCCTGGATGTCTTCTGCCGCCGCGGGCTTGAAAACCGTGTCGATCCCCGGATAGACCACCTCGACCTTGTCGTGCGTCTGTGGAAACTGAACGCGCAGATCCGCCGCCGTTGCCTGCGAATCGGTCACCACGGTGTGCGCCGACTCCACGGTGGGCCGGATGAACGGCACGAAGGACGTCCTTACCTTGAGACTGTGGGTTTCGGGAAACAGGAGCGGAGTCAGATCGTGAATGGTGACCACGGAGGGCATCTCCAGAGCCAGGGGGAGGGTCAACAACGGCGACCAGAGGAGGTCGACGTCGGCAGCGCGAAGCCGGCGCGGTAGAACCAGCTGCTGCCAGATCAG
It encodes:
- a CDS encoding MoxR family ATPase, which translates into the protein MTVSSATSVPLPAGGDQTRASQIIRRLEAQVGSVVKGKPEVIRQAVVCLLARGHMLIEDVPGVGKTTLAQALARSLGLAFQRIQFTSDLLPSDILGISVFRQTQQDFEFIPGPVFSNVVLADEINRTSPKTQSALLEAMSERRVSVDRVRHHLPEPFVVMATQNPLEYVGTFPLPESQLDRFMMSLRLGYPPQEEEKSLLLTGGVQDKLAGLEATVSRDEVLELQRRVEEVRVADKIADYLLELARETRSSQQFLLGVSTRGVENYLRAAQAMALCEGRDCVVPDDLQRLAGPVLSHRVVLKGGATTLEACREAVKGIVRRIAVPI
- a CDS encoding DUF3488 domain-containing protein, with protein sequence MRFYREKSWLLGLLMLIAPLPLPFNEVVGWAPVLAFCGAAALFLYRTSRGADGVLPYWVMNLLGLLYIPFLLADVSDLRVGRMLPPLIHLAMYAMAVKLFALRREKDKWHLFLGLFFLFIASMGTSVHPAVIVYLIGFGSLAALTLIRFAGLHTVSTLSRATGEPEVPLQRFLTGTVLLSVVAAVPLFFLMPRLRQPYVYMPTGVTGGVVQASGFSDRLELGMIDRVRSTRTVVFRFTYETPPPPGTEMRFKATTYDSYSEGGWRREPRRSARVLRDLDGFFHLVDQFPISWMKVWLRQGNGRIVLPVEATVVDMPRNGVSLDGSGEARFLFPKPGIVEYRAGMTVEPVVTGWHRDRSRPSELDASRVSPRMAELAATVMGSGGLEERIRHLELYLRSEYRYSLEPVNSGGRPVERFLFDTKQGHCEYFASAMVLLLRSQGVAARMATGYLGSDYNPLEEYFIVRQSNAHAWVEAFLPADEAADGGQGESGRWVVFDPTPADARPQSGRTGFATLMAQAYDYLLFRWDRYVLTYGFGDQVDVFVGLRNAWLRFWQSLSRADEKTSPEEQDVLESAEPEEEEADADDPDAPLLTAWRVAPFLVLLLAMAIWYIWRREPFSATKAYRALRFKAAPRRADSVPGWVGPLRLEERLVERYPEAADETRFIVSQYLRESFAGEDLSETELDEVKKALMEARKKLRKTA
- a CDS encoding undecaprenyl-phosphate glucose phosphotransferase, which produces MISRRYRYISLVYVASDVLATILAFFLAWQLRFSTDSLKFASTDIPAFSRYLVLLPVALVLWVIVFYFHGLYQARRGRSGVDEALTVTVAVILGMVLLTVFIVWNKQVVMGPSDTPVVFTYSRVFLALFATLDVALVTAGRLVIRGRLRSLRRKGHNLQRILVVGAGVLGQDVARKLQAHEELGFRVEGFVDDDPAKLGQRFNGAPVVGTLDEIDEQIQELGVDQVYVAMPLEAHTRILEVLRVVGSECVDVKMVPDILQYATLRAQFEDLDGTPVINLSQVPLRGWSSLVKRGMDMAIAAVAVAGLAPFLPLVAAAIWIEDKGPIFYRQERMGLDGKPFWIWKLRSMRANAESSTGPIWAIQDDPRRTRVGSFLRHWSIDELPQLWNVLKGEMSIVGPRPERPAFVKEFKHQIPQYMLRHKVKAGITGWAQVHGWRGNTSIRKRIQYDLYYIENWSLGLDIKILWLTLRHGLRHNAY
- a CDS encoding glycosyltransferase family 4 protein, which translates into the protein MAYRIGIDARKLTDFGIGTYIQNLLPALARVDSRNQYLIFARPEHADFVAELPDNFRFVSEKAKGYTARELVALPWQILRRRLDLFHATHYVLPYLVACKTVVSIHDIIHMLYPEFLPNRLAHVYASTMIRHGLSRGDRIIASSQNTKNDLLETFHIDGRKIEVVYLGVPRRFRARIGDEAAAEVLKRLGLTKPYVLFVGNPKPHKNLTNVLSAFARSREIKDFEADLVCVGDSGKKAFRIQQQAKSLGIGSHLKLAGRVSNADLPAIYQQASLFVYPTLYEGFGFPIVEAMASGVPVVTSNKSALKEVAEGYADLVNPLDVEEMAGAIAHCMTDPEHRNALARLGLRRAEDFRWQRTAKKTLAIYLSVLGASAETERALV
- a CDS encoding glycosyltransferase family 4 protein gives rise to the protein MASSPKIAVDLRALVGRPSGIGFFTLSLLVELARRGRARYLGMAQAPVYGEDTLSAAGVKVEYHGAPLGLIWQQLVLPRRLRAADVDLLWSPLLTLPLALEMPSVVTIHDLTPLLFPETHSLKVRTSFVPFIRPTVESAHTVVTDSQATAADLRVQFPQTHDKVEVVYPGIDTVFKPAAAEDIQAFRSELGCPDGYVLFVGTLEPRKNLPLLLEAWAGLKTSDPATPPLVLVGSYGWKSRSLLKRMRSLEPLGLRYLDHLDRTRLVRLIQSARLLTLPSLYEGFGLPAAEAMACGVPTVVANTSSLPEVVGDAGLLVEPDDGSELAAAIARVLRDEGLAAELSARGIERAQRFSWSRAAREMEAIFDRAREQPRAPRPLSGLQ
- a CDS encoding glycosyltransferase family 4 protein, which produces MSEATAFAGPPAAPRAALVHDWLTGMRGGEKVLQCFAELLPQAPIYSLFHFPGSLDPALEERDIRTSYLQHPAGWIPNYRYLLPLFPRAIESFDLSGFDLVVSISTCVAKSAIRGPNGFHICYCNTPMRYVWDQQKAYFPDDRGPVAAIRNRLLERLRRWDVATAPRVDQYVANSTFVADRIRRYYDRGAIVVHPPVDVEHFTPANRGTDRAPGADPYALVVSALAPYKKIDVAIKGCARAGIPLKIVGTGPEHDRLLALAGDRVDFLGWQGPDELRDLYRRATCLLQPGIEDFGIAPVEALACGCPVVALGVGGVLDIVEPERHGILYDGEGDPAALAVAIDKCRELRFNFLDLRDRAHKFSAQRFRDEMSDLFFEANHRPEENS
- a CDS encoding DUF58 domain-containing protein codes for the protein MRSPEAKLERVRITKVGVWYIGITLIIGVAAANTGNNALYLVDAVMLGLLAISGLASKRNLSRLALDFGAAPEVHAGQVFSIPLTVNNADRLFARRYVAIGGLPETDTLLIPFLPKCQSTVESLAFLIKRRGLHRFENVRLSSVFPLGLFEKAMRYPAGLEILVYPEIFPASGLRHFDPFQVGDEPSRKVGWSQELRTLRAFRQGDDPRGIHWKRTARTGELIFMEREAEEGLRLAILLDNAVGKLSDPAESARFERLLSEAASAAVHYLAEGYEVAFTTRSEAIPHAGGRIQRQRILTALALLEAVPRQSQPLWSGRRGASELRLGWDEERRAS